Proteins found in one Triticum aestivum cultivar Chinese Spring chromosome 4D, IWGSC CS RefSeq v2.1, whole genome shotgun sequence genomic segment:
- the LOC123096318 gene encoding putative pentatricopeptide repeat-containing protein At1g10330 codes for MWTGSPYSFAVLERLLQDHFSAPRRLLQVHALLLTSGALSTSHAAATFPYNCLIHAHLRLPASTITPLCAPLRLFSAMLAAGARPNGHTFPSLLRSASASGPATRALHTQCLRRGLTADRFVACSLVSSYGQAGRLACDASKVFDEMASPDLASSNAMLDVLCLAGDVAAAREFFERMVVRDVVSWTTLISGSSRNGCHWDAVEIFRGFLVHNRGLLGEATLVSVLSACANLDGAEGLAVGTAVHAYVIRHEVVFTAFLGTALIDMYGKYGKLACCRRAFEIVCEKEVCTWNSLLSALANHGKETEALVKFNMMIVGGFLPNQITFLALLTGCARAGLVEIGLYWFETMVTEYKVTPMMAHYGCVVDLLSRAGRFMEAIEKIERMPFLPDASVWGALLGACKLHGNVELVAEIGRKLVALGPQQSDRYVTIRNIYLENGNWCAATRMGEVMHEAGIKKTAGQSSVVFHSSAIT; via the coding sequence ATGTGGACGGGCTCCCCGTACTCCTTCGCCGTCCTCGAACGCCTCCTCCAAGATCACTTCTccgcccctcgccgcctcctccagGTCCATGCCCTCCTCCTCACCTCCGGCGCGCTCTCCacctcccacgccgccgccaccttcccctACAATTGCCTCATCCATGCCCACCTCCGCCTCCCCGCTTCCACCATTACCCCGCTATGCGCCCCCCTCCGCCTCTTCTCGGCCATGCTCGCCGCTGGCGCGCGCCCCAACGGCCACACGTTCCCTTCCCTCCTcaggtccgcctccgcctccggaccagccACCAGGGCTCTCCACACGCAGTGCCTCCGCCGCGGGCTTACGGCCGATCGCTTCGTTGCATGCTCGCTCGTCAGCTCCTATGGCCAAGCTGGCCGTCTCGCGTGTGACGCTtctaaggtgtttgatgaaatggccAGCCCGGATCTGGCCTCCTCTAACGCCATGCTTGATGTGCTGTGCCTCGCCGGGGACGTGGCTGCGGCTAGAGAATTCTTTGAGCGGATGGTGGTGAGGGATGTGGTGTCATGGACGACACTCATCTCTGGGTCATCGAGGAATGGGTGCCACTGGGATGCTGTCGAGATCTTCAGGGGATTTTTGGTACACAACAGGGGACTGCTCGGGGAGGCCACACTGGTCAGCGTGCTCTCGGCTTGTGCCAACTTGGATGGTGCCGAGGGGCTTGCTGTCGGGACGGCCGTTCACGCGTATGTCATTCGGCATGAGGTTGTCTTCACAGCGTTCTTGGGCACGGCATTGATCGACATGTATGGGAAGTATGGGAAGCTTGCCTGTTGCAGGAGAGCTTTTGAGATTGTATGCGAGAAGGAGGTCTGTACGTGGAATTCACTGCTCTCTGCACTGGCTAATCATGGGAAAGAGACTGAAGCACTGGTTAAGTTCAACATGATGATAGTTGGAGGGTTCTTGCCGAATCAGATCACATTTCTTGCTCTACTGACAGGTTGTGCTCGAGCAGGATTGGTGGAGATTGGGTTATACTGGTTCGAGACGATGGTGACTGAATACAAGGTGACTCCGATGATGGCCCATTATGGATGTGTTGTGGACCTGTTAAGCCGTGCTGGCCGTTTTATGGAGGCCATCGAGAAGATAGAGCGGATGCCCTTTTTGCCTGATGCTTCTGTGTGGGGCGCGCTTCTTGGTGCTTGCAAGCTCCATGGAAATGTGGAGCTTGTTGCTGAGATTGGGCGAAAACTAGTGGCTCTTGGTCCTCAGCAATCCGACCGGTATGTGACTATCAGGAATATTTATCTAGAAAATGGGAATTGGTGTGCTGCGACGAGAATGGGTGAGGTGATGCATGAGGCCGGGATCAAGAAGACAGCAGGGCAAAGTAGTGTTGTGTTTCACAGCTCTGCCATTACTTGA